DNA from Syntrophorhabdaceae bacterium:
ACCGAAAGCCTCGGTCAGGTAGGTGTCATGCTTGCGGGATATGTCTTTCTTTCCGGACCTGAATTTGCCGGCGATCGCGAGGGCCCGGTTGCGTCTCTCCTCGGAAGCGGGCCTCGTACCGGCCGCAATGGCTGCTTCGACGGCGTCACGTATAACTTCCGCCATCGGCACTCCCCTTGACGACGCGATCTGTTTGACACTGGAGGCCTGTTCCTCGGTAAGTTGGATCTGC
Protein-coding regions in this window:
- a CDS encoding ribbon-helix-helix protein, CopG family, with amino-acid sequence MIRTQIQLTEEQASSVKQIASSRGVPMAEVIRDAVEAAIAAGTRPASEERRNRALAIAGKFRSGKKDISRKHDTYLTEAFGQ